A region from the Zonotrichia albicollis isolate bZonAlb1 chromosome 17, bZonAlb1.hap1, whole genome shotgun sequence genome encodes:
- the RBM38 gene encoding RNA-binding protein 38 isoform X1, whose translation MHTVQKDTTFTKIFVGGLPYHTTDSSLRKYFEVFGDIEEAVVITDRQTGKSRGYGFVTMADRAAAERACKDPNPIIDGRKANVNLAYLGAKPRSIQTGFTIGVQQLHPAFIQRPFGYCLEDVLKAAETFHRKATDSCTHGSLLPSPVVFFLPPSFLIQPTILLFTGEVQRYLENMEKKQSYFLVVQKLCNTQRCLTEKKAKEKLFFNIYCDFIRMSCELQTEE comes from the exons ATGCACACCGTGCAGAAGGACACCACCTTCACCAAGATCTTCGTCGGGGGGCTGCCCTACCACACCACCGACTCCTCCCTCAGGAAGTACTTCGAGGTCTTCGGGGACATCGAGGAGGCGGTGGTGATCACGGACCGGCAGACCGGCAAATCCCGAGGATACGGCTTT GTGACCATGgcagacagagctgctgctgaaagagcttgcaaagacccaaaCCCCATCATTGACGGCAGGAAAGCAAATGTGAACCTGGCGTATTTGGGAGCAAAACCAAGGAGTATTCAAACTG gttttacCATAGGTGTGCAGCAGCTACATCCAGCCTTCATTCAGAGACCCTTTGG ATACTGTCTTGAAGATGTTCTAAAAGCGGCTGAAACGTTTCACAGGAAAGCGACAGATTCTTGCACACATGGCAGTCTGCTTCCATCACCTGTGGTCTTCTTTCTGCCCCCTTCCTTCCTCATCCAGCCTACAATCCTCTTATTTACTGGTGAGGTACAGAGGTACTTGGAGAACATGGAAAAAAAGCAATCTTATTTTTTGGTTGTACAAAAACTTTGTAATACTCAGAGATgccttacagaaaaaaaagcaaaagaaaaactattttttaatatttattgcgATTTTATTCGCATGAGCTGTGAATTGCAGACAGAAGAATAG
- the RBM38 gene encoding RNA-binding protein 38 isoform X2 produces MHTVQKDTTFTKIFVGGLPYHTTDSSLRKYFEVFGDIEEAVVITDRQTGKSRGYGFVTMADRAAAERACKDPNPIIDGRKANVNLAYLGAKPRSIQTGFTIGVQQLHPAFIQRPFGLTPHYVYPQAIIQPSVVIPTPVQSITSPYIDYTAASQAYSQYTTAAYDQYPYAASPAAGFVGYGYTTGTVQPPLSAGTPAAPAAAFVQYQPQQLQPDRMQ; encoded by the exons ATGCACACCGTGCAGAAGGACACCACCTTCACCAAGATCTTCGTCGGGGGGCTGCCCTACCACACCACCGACTCCTCCCTCAGGAAGTACTTCGAGGTCTTCGGGGACATCGAGGAGGCGGTGGTGATCACGGACCGGCAGACCGGCAAATCCCGAGGATACGGCTTT GTGACCATGgcagacagagctgctgctgaaagagcttgcaaagacccaaaCCCCATCATTGACGGCAGGAAAGCAAATGTGAACCTGGCGTATTTGGGAGCAAAACCAAGGAGTATTCAAACTG gttttacCATAGGTGTGCAGCAGCTACATCCAGCCTTCATTCAGAGACCCTTTGG ACTCACGCCTCACTATGTTTACCCCCAAGCCATCATCCAGCCCAGCGTGGTGATCCCCACCCCCGTGCAGTCCATCACGTCTCCCTACATCGACTACACGGCCGCCAGCCAAGCCTACTCCCAGTACACCACAGCTGCCTACGACCAGTACCCCTACGCTGCCTCCCCCGCCGCCGGCTTCGTGGGCTACGGCTACACCACGGGCACGGTGCAGCCGCCCCTCAGCGCCGGCACGCCCGCGgcgcccgccgccgccttcGTGCAGTACCAGCCGCAGCAACTGCAGCCCGACCGCATGCAGTGA